The Prunus persica cultivar Lovell chromosome G7, Prunus_persica_NCBIv2, whole genome shotgun sequence genome has a segment encoding these proteins:
- the LOC18770697 gene encoding probable calcium-binding protein CML27, whose translation MLILMDQKLSKLIHQKLLDIIDHNIYAVSEENPVADAAILLNSNIKNSGAFHKLLVDGQRLALSKRPSDGWKSNLVNGTSKSVDTKLVVTDEFQRVFKSFDANGDGKISVSELGNMLKALGSSVSADELQRVMGDLDTDRDDFTCLDEFNAFWVSGSRDGNAAELRDAFDLYDQDRNGLISANELHLVLNQLQMTCSLEDCNRMIKSGDV comes from the exons ATGCTCATCCTGATGGATCAAAAACTCTCCAAGTTGATCCACCAA AAACTTCTTGACATCATTGATCACAACATCTATGCTGTAAGTGAGGAGAATCCCGTGGCAGACGCGGCGATCCTCCTGAATTCGAATATCAAGAACTCTGGTGCCTTTCACAAGCTGCTGGTAGATGGACAAAGATTGGCATTGAGCAAAAGGCCTAGTGATGGCTGGAAATCCAATCTTGTTAACGGAACCTCAAAATCCGTCGACACCAAGCTAGTTGTCACCGACGAGTTTCAGAGAGTCTTCAAAAGCTTCGACGCCAATGGTGACGGCAAGATCTCCGTCTCCGAGCTCGGCAACATGCTCAAGGCCCTCGGCTCCAGCGTCTCTGCCGATGAGCTTCAGCGTGTCATGGGCGATCTCGACACCGACCGCGACGACTTCACTTGCCTCGATGAGTTCAACGCCTTCTGGGTCTCCGGCTCCAGGGACGGCAACGCCGCCGAGCTTCGCGACGCCTTCGATCTCTACGACCAGGACCGCAACGGCCTCATCTCGGCCAACGAGCTCCATTTGGTGCTCAATCAACTCCAAATGACTTGTAGCCTCGAAGATTGCAATCGGATGATCAAGTCCGGTGATGTCTGA